Proteins encoded in a region of the Streptomyces liliiviolaceus genome:
- a CDS encoding alkene reductase: MTSLFQRYDLGALTLPNRVVMAPMTRVRAAAGGLATPSMATYYAQRASAGLIVTEGVQPSSIGQSNPGTPGLHTDEQEASWRPVTDAVHANGGRIFAQLMHGGRVSHPDTTGTQPVGPSAVAAVGEVFTPTGPQSAPVPRALETSEVPEHARSYGDAARRAVDAGFDGVELHGANGYLISQFLSSNANLRTDGYGGSVAHRIRFAVEAVSATVEAVGAARTGIRLSPGGTFWGVEETEVVDLYTALLAELARLDLAYVHIEATAEEEVLVALRRAWPGTLVMNPVLPMGPKQTGRSDADHWLGLGADLISFGRAFIANPDLVERLRTGVPIAPVDEATYYQGGDAGYLTYPAHQYSA, encoded by the coding sequence GTGACGAGCCTGTTCCAGCGTTACGACCTCGGTGCCCTGACGCTGCCCAACCGAGTGGTGATGGCCCCGATGACCCGGGTGAGGGCCGCCGCCGGTGGTCTGGCCACGCCGTCGATGGCCACCTACTACGCTCAGCGGGCGAGCGCCGGGCTGATCGTGACCGAGGGCGTCCAGCCCAGTTCGATCGGGCAGTCCAACCCGGGTACGCCGGGCCTGCACACCGATGAGCAGGAGGCGTCGTGGCGGCCGGTGACGGATGCCGTGCACGCCAACGGCGGACGGATCTTCGCCCAGCTCATGCACGGCGGGCGCGTCTCGCACCCCGACACCACGGGTACGCAGCCGGTCGGACCGTCGGCCGTGGCCGCGGTCGGCGAGGTGTTCACGCCGACCGGACCCCAGTCCGCGCCCGTGCCCCGCGCACTGGAGACCTCGGAGGTGCCGGAGCACGCCCGCTCCTACGGCGACGCGGCCCGCCGCGCCGTGGACGCGGGATTCGACGGCGTGGAACTGCACGGCGCCAACGGATACCTGATCTCGCAGTTCCTCTCCTCCAACGCCAACCTGCGCACGGACGGCTACGGCGGCTCCGTGGCCCACCGCATCAGGTTCGCCGTCGAGGCGGTGTCCGCGACCGTCGAGGCCGTCGGCGCGGCACGCACCGGCATCCGGCTCTCGCCGGGCGGGACCTTCTGGGGAGTGGAGGAGACGGAGGTCGTCGACCTCTACACCGCTCTGCTCGCCGAGTTGGCACGCCTGGACCTGGCGTACGTGCACATCGAGGCGACCGCGGAGGAAGAGGTCCTGGTGGCGCTGCGCCGCGCCTGGCCCGGCACGCTCGTCATGAACCCGGTCCTCCCCATGGGACCCAAGCAGACCGGCCGGTCGGACGCCGACCACTGGCTCGGCCTCGGAGCCGACCTCATCAGCTTCGGCCGCGCCTTCATCGCCAACCCCGACCTGGTGGAACGCCTGCGCACGGGCGTGCCCATCGCCCCCGTCGACGAGGCGACCTACTACCAGGGCGGCGACGCCGGATACCTGACCTATCCGGCACACCAGTACAGCGCCTGA
- a CDS encoding MerR family transcriptional regulator, translated as MRIGELAERAGVSVRSLRYYEEQKLLTSTRSASGQRHYTDDEIERVRFIQNLYAAGLSSRTIAELLPCVDSPSEENSDAALDRMGQERDRLTTHIVELVQTRDALDQLMTSARAHRDQLQAASAAGV; from the coding sequence ATGCGTATCGGGGAGCTCGCCGAGCGGGCCGGTGTCAGCGTCCGGTCGTTGCGGTACTACGAGGAACAGAAGCTGCTCACCAGCACCCGCAGCGCGAGCGGACAGCGGCACTACACGGACGACGAGATCGAACGCGTCAGGTTCATCCAGAACCTCTACGCGGCCGGCCTGTCCAGCCGGACCATCGCCGAACTGCTGCCCTGCGTCGACTCACCCAGCGAGGAGAACTCCGACGCCGCCCTCGACCGCATGGGCCAGGAACGCGACCGGCTCACCACGCACATCGTGGAACTCGTCCAGACCCGCGACGCGCTCGACCAGCTGATGACCTCGGCGCGGGCGCACCGCGACCAGCTCCAGGCGGCCTCGGCGGCCGGCGTCTGA
- a CDS encoding ThuA domain-containing protein → MTSRARAARTAVSVVAAVGATLLIALAAFFGLQQEGDVRGEGTSGSAQHTSAASELGSPDYGVCRGVSAKCYHDWGNFSPGTDGYRVLLYTRTAGPRHANLGPALGTGLNPPLADTNVVQNALVELGREHGFTVDWTEDVTQLATPARLFRYNAVVFYSTSRDALDDAAQTSLRQYIRGGGGFAGIHNAFGTEYNWPWYEGLLGGANFYDHGPEQPGEVVVQNRRDSSTAGLPARWGFSDEWYNLVPAPSEVRVLATVDESTLTEGVTGNQGHPGHGRNHPVAWCQYYDGGRAWLTTLGHDAAAFSTDGSFPGAEQFRKLILGGIESAMGREPFCRAG, encoded by the coding sequence ATGACATCAAGAGCACGTGCGGCGCGTACGGCCGTGTCCGTGGTCGCCGCCGTCGGTGCCACGCTCCTCATCGCGCTGGCCGCCTTCTTCGGTCTTCAGCAGGAGGGGGACGTGCGGGGCGAAGGGACATCGGGGAGCGCGCAACACACGTCGGCCGCATCGGAGTTGGGCAGTCCGGACTACGGCGTCTGCCGTGGCGTGAGTGCCAAGTGCTACCACGACTGGGGGAACTTCTCCCCGGGCACGGACGGCTACCGGGTGCTCCTCTACACGCGGACCGCCGGGCCCCGGCACGCCAACCTCGGCCCCGCGCTCGGCACCGGACTCAACCCGCCGCTCGCCGACACCAACGTCGTCCAGAACGCCCTGGTCGAACTGGGCAGGGAGCACGGCTTCACCGTCGACTGGACCGAGGACGTCACCCAACTCGCCACACCGGCGCGGCTCTTCCGGTACAACGCCGTCGTCTTCTACTCCACCAGCCGCGACGCCCTCGACGACGCCGCGCAGACCTCCCTGCGCCAGTACATCCGCGGCGGCGGCGGTTTCGCCGGCATCCACAACGCCTTCGGCACGGAGTACAACTGGCCCTGGTACGAGGGTCTGCTGGGCGGCGCCAACTTCTACGACCACGGACCCGAGCAACCGGGCGAGGTCGTCGTACAGAACCGGCGCGACTCCTCCACCGCCGGGCTGCCGGCCCGCTGGGGCTTCTCCGACGAGTGGTACAACCTCGTCCCGGCCCCTTCGGAGGTCCGGGTCCTGGCCACCGTCGACGAGTCCACGCTGACCGAGGGCGTCACGGGGAACCAGGGACACCCCGGCCATGGCAGGAACCACCCGGTCGCCTGGTGCCAGTACTACGACGGCGGACGGGCCTGGCTCACCACGCTCGGCCATGACGCCGCGGCCTTCTCGACGGACGGTTCGTTCCCCGGCGCCGAACAGTTCCGCAAGCTGATCCTCGGCGGCATCGAGTCCGCCATGGGCAGGGAGCCGTTCTGCCGGGCGGGCTGA
- a CDS encoding alpha/beta hydrolase family protein, whose product MKPLVLDAPGRGADLRVRISAPVTGSGLPIVVLSHGFGSSLDGYGPLADFWAAHGFVVVQPTHLDSRTVGLAQDDPRTPRIWRHRVEDVKRVLDRLDLLEAAVPGLGGRLDRSRIAVAGHSFGGQTAGNLLGLRVLDPVSKKEADLSDARIKAGVLLATAGKGGADLTPFAAERFPFMNPDFAHMTAPALVVVGDRDDSPLSVRGPEWLADPYFLSPGDKSLLTLFGAEHSLGGIAGYEVQETTDENPERVGLVQRVTWAYLRHALGIEDDSWTAVREALAEDAAPLGRIESK is encoded by the coding sequence GTGAAACCGTTGGTGCTGGACGCGCCCGGCCGTGGCGCGGACCTCCGGGTGCGGATCTCCGCGCCGGTCACCGGGAGCGGGCTGCCGATCGTCGTCCTCTCGCACGGCTTCGGGTCGTCGCTCGACGGCTACGGCCCCCTGGCCGACTTCTGGGCCGCTCACGGCTTCGTCGTCGTCCAGCCCACCCACCTCGACTCCCGCACCGTGGGCCTCGCCCAGGACGATCCCCGTACGCCGCGGATCTGGCGTCACCGCGTCGAGGACGTGAAGCGGGTTCTCGACCGGCTCGATCTGCTGGAGGCGGCCGTTCCCGGTCTCGGCGGCCGTCTCGACCGGTCCCGTATCGCCGTGGCCGGACACTCCTTCGGCGGCCAGACCGCGGGCAATCTGCTGGGTCTGCGGGTCCTGGATCCGGTGAGCAAGAAGGAAGCGGACCTCTCCGACGCGCGGATCAAGGCGGGCGTGCTGCTGGCCACGGCGGGAAAGGGCGGAGCCGACCTGACGCCGTTCGCGGCCGAGCGCTTCCCGTTCATGAACCCGGACTTCGCGCACATGACCGCGCCGGCCCTCGTGGTCGTCGGGGACCGGGACGACTCCCCGCTGTCCGTCCGGGGGCCGGAGTGGCTCGCCGACCCGTACTTCCTGAGCCCGGGTGACAAGAGCCTGCTCACCCTGTTCGGGGCGGAACACTCGCTCGGCGGGATCGCCGGCTACGAGGTCCAGGAGACGACGGACGAGAACCCCGAGCGGGTCGGCCTGGTGCAGCGGGTCACCTGGGCCTACCTCCGCCATGCGCTCGGCATCGAGGACGACAGCTGGACGGCGGTGCGCGAGGCCCTCGCCGAGGATGCCGCCCCATTGGGCCGGATCGAGTCCAAGTGA
- a CDS encoding acyl-CoA dehydrogenase family protein, with amino-acid sequence MRSSMDDGIAADFYDFESALSDEERKILLKTRAFMHDEVKPLVNENWAAGTFPEELITKFRESGLVGLSYEGYGEHRPAVSHLLTGMMALEMSRVDASVATFFGVHTGLAMYSVHAGGSQEQRDRWLPGMAAMDTIGAFALTEPLDGSDVAAGMGTTAERQGDTWVLNGAKRWIGNATFADHVVVWARDLADEQVKGFVVGKGTPGFVTEKIANKISLRIVENADITLTDVRVPEADRLQNVESFRDVAEVLRATRSGVAWQALGVMIGAYELALAYATEREQFGRPLAGFQLVQDLLVKSLGNITACWGMLLQLARLQDSGVFKDQHSSLAKAHVTARMREVVGWAREIFGGNGIVLDYDVARFFSDAEAIYSFEGTREMNTLIVGKAVTGESAFV; translated from the coding sequence ATGAGATCTTCCATGGATGACGGGATCGCCGCCGACTTCTACGACTTCGAGTCCGCGCTGTCGGACGAGGAACGCAAGATCCTGCTGAAGACACGCGCGTTCATGCACGACGAGGTCAAGCCCCTGGTGAACGAGAACTGGGCCGCGGGCACCTTTCCCGAGGAACTGATCACCAAGTTCCGCGAGAGCGGCCTGGTGGGGCTGTCGTACGAGGGCTACGGCGAGCACCGTCCCGCGGTGAGCCATCTGCTGACCGGGATGATGGCGCTGGAGATGAGCCGGGTGGACGCGTCCGTCGCCACGTTCTTCGGCGTGCACACCGGCCTGGCCATGTACTCCGTCCACGCCGGAGGCAGCCAGGAGCAGCGGGACCGCTGGCTGCCCGGCATGGCCGCCATGGACACCATCGGGGCGTTCGCCCTGACGGAACCGCTCGACGGATCCGACGTGGCGGCCGGTATGGGCACCACGGCCGAGCGGCAGGGCGACACCTGGGTCCTCAACGGCGCCAAGCGCTGGATCGGCAATGCCACCTTCGCCGACCATGTCGTGGTCTGGGCGAGGGACCTCGCGGACGAGCAGGTCAAGGGGTTCGTCGTCGGCAAGGGCACGCCGGGCTTCGTCACGGAGAAGATCGCGAACAAGATCTCCCTGCGGATCGTCGAGAACGCCGACATCACCCTGACCGACGTCAGGGTGCCGGAGGCCGACCGGCTCCAGAACGTCGAGTCCTTCCGCGACGTCGCGGAGGTGCTGCGCGCCACCCGCAGCGGGGTCGCCTGGCAGGCGCTGGGGGTGATGATCGGCGCGTACGAGCTGGCGCTCGCCTATGCCACCGAGCGCGAGCAGTTCGGGCGGCCGCTCGCCGGTTTCCAGCTCGTACAGGATCTGCTGGTCAAGAGCCTCGGCAACATCACCGCCTGCTGGGGCATGCTGCTGCAGCTCGCCCGGCTGCAGGACTCGGGCGTGTTCAAGGACCAGCACTCCTCGCTGGCCAAGGCCCATGTCACGGCGCGTATGCGCGAGGTCGTCGGCTGGGCCCGGGAGATCTTCGGCGGCAACGGGATCGTGCTGGACTACGACGTGGCCCGCTTCTTCTCGGACGCGGAGGCCATCTACTCCTTCGAGGGGACCCGGGAGATGAACACGCTCATCGTCGGGAAGGCGGTCACCGGCGAGAGCGCGTTCGTCTGA
- a CDS encoding TetR/AcrR family transcriptional regulator, with amino-acid sequence MSGSDQGAGRTARPKRADARRNQEALLDAAATVFVASGVEAPIRDIAAEAGVGTATIYRHFPTRADLIVAVYRHQVEALAEAGPALLTAGPKPYAALARWIDLFVDFVVTKQGLASVLQSDDPCFDPLHSYFLERLVPVCAELLDASAASGEIDPGMDPYALMRGVGGLCAGAGNNPRYDARRLVEILIAGLRRRP; translated from the coding sequence GTGAGCGGAAGCGATCAGGGTGCGGGACGTACGGCCCGCCCCAAACGTGCGGACGCGCGCCGCAACCAGGAGGCCCTGCTCGACGCGGCGGCCACGGTCTTCGTCGCGTCGGGCGTCGAGGCGCCGATCCGTGACATCGCGGCCGAGGCGGGCGTCGGGACGGCCACGATCTACCGCCACTTCCCGACCCGGGCGGACCTCATCGTCGCCGTCTACCGGCATCAGGTGGAGGCCCTGGCCGAGGCCGGTCCCGCGCTGCTGACGGCCGGCCCGAAGCCGTACGCCGCACTGGCGCGGTGGATCGACCTGTTCGTCGACTTCGTGGTCACCAAACAGGGGCTCGCCTCCGTGCTGCAGTCCGACGACCCCTGCTTCGACCCCCTGCACTCGTACTTCCTTGAGCGCCTCGTACCGGTGTGCGCCGAACTGCTCGACGCCTCGGCCGCGTCGGGGGAGATCGATCCCGGCATGGATCCGTACGCACTCATGCGCGGCGTCGGCGGACTCTGCGCGGGCGCGGGCAACAACCCCCGCTACGACGCACGTCGACTGGTGGAGATCCTCATCGCGGGCCTGCGCCGCCGGCCTTGA
- a CDS encoding GNAT family N-acetyltransferase has translation MNRSVTGRGGSISVRRATARDAKRLTRLVRGSRAYEGQYAAMVAGYRVGPDYIETHRVFVAVTTAEGHEGQVLGFYSLVLAPPELDLMFVADQAQGRGVGRLLVAHMTAEARAAGLDRVRVVSHPPAEGFYRSVGAVHVGTASATPPAVVWDRPELEFHIPTYE, from the coding sequence ATGAACCGGAGCGTTACAGGCAGGGGTGGCTCGATCTCGGTACGCCGGGCCACCGCGCGGGACGCCAAACGGCTCACGCGGCTCGTGCGCGGTTCACGCGCCTACGAGGGCCAGTACGCGGCCATGGTGGCGGGCTACCGGGTCGGTCCCGACTACATCGAGACCCACCGCGTGTTCGTGGCCGTCACCACCGCGGAGGGACACGAGGGCCAGGTGCTCGGGTTCTACTCACTCGTCCTCGCCCCGCCGGAACTGGACCTGATGTTCGTCGCCGATCAGGCACAGGGACGCGGGGTGGGACGGCTGCTCGTGGCGCACATGACGGCCGAGGCCCGGGCGGCCGGGCTCGACCGGGTCCGTGTGGTGTCGCATCCCCCCGCCGAGGGTTTCTACCGCAGTGTGGGCGCGGTGCACGTCGGGACCGCGTCGGCGACACCGCCCGCGGTGGTGTGGGACCGGCCCGAGCTGGAGTTCCACATTCCTACTTACGAGTAG
- a CDS encoding SRPBCC family protein, producing MPRTFTVTRDILVEASPSTVYDQVSRLSQMGRWSPENLGATVPGGDAPAQAGMVFEGHNKRRGFRWTTRCTVTAADPGSRLAFRVHAIGIRRPRLKAPIATWEYRFEAEDGGTRVTETWTDDRRSWPTFVANAFDRVATGGKTFAVFQVGNIDRTLRNLKRELEAPARP from the coding sequence ATGCCCCGCACGTTCACCGTCACTCGCGACATCCTGGTCGAGGCATCACCCTCGACGGTCTACGACCAGGTCAGCCGACTCTCGCAGATGGGCCGCTGGAGCCCCGAGAACCTGGGCGCGACCGTCCCGGGCGGGGACGCGCCGGCCCAGGCCGGGATGGTCTTCGAGGGGCACAACAAACGTCGGGGCTTCCGCTGGACGACCCGCTGCACGGTCACCGCGGCGGATCCCGGCAGCCGCCTCGCCTTCCGCGTCCACGCGATCGGAATCCGGCGTCCGCGCCTCAAGGCACCCATCGCCACCTGGGAGTACCGGTTCGAGGCGGAGGACGGCGGCACCCGGGTGACGGAGACCTGGACCGACGACCGTCGCTCCTGGCCCACGTTCGTCGCCAACGCCTTCGACCGCGTGGCCACCGGCGGCAAGACCTTCGCCGTCTTCCAGGTCGGCAACATCGACAGAACCCTGCGCAACCTCAAGCGGGAGCTGGAGGCACCGGCCCGCCCCTGA
- a CDS encoding outer membrane protein assembly factor BamB family protein, which translates to MERRTFLLTAAAGSAVGASTAASTASAAPGLALPVPRQSAALGTTGADWPKVGGDYGNQNHSTLQDITPKNVERLGGAWHINLEGGSTSAYQQCTIVVRDGVLYVETTQQNVFAIDGRTGEVIWSAGLGTETTNMRGVAVAEGKVFTISGANIVYALDRRTGAIVWQKPLIVDDNGGDDGCDNDSGQCGGNSGGLAGAVVHWDGLVYIGTEGSTAGARGRGYALDARTGAVVWTFWGPPGPGEYGHDTWEGDSWKTGGAVPWIHPAVDPELGLVYWTFGNPYPRTDGSSRGGDNLFANSIVAIDAKSGKRRWHFQSVHHDIWDADNVMAPVLADLLVDGRKRKVVVYGSKTCWYYVLDRRTGEAVHGMEERPVPQHTLQKTSPTQPFPGGEPFVSPYPELDKTTRPVPFYPTGGLYEVFWDRATIIFPGAGGGADWGFPSFSPRTGYVYVGYGLVNSSYSNTRGGRVNTARPLGELFGGGLVAMDPRTNTVAWRKEGPWSLAHGNGVLTTAGRLLFQGRPDGVLEAMDDTDGRTLWTWQCGAGVNTVPVSYEIDGEQYIAVLAGGNGLPFPDIPRGDHLWAFKLGGTVGQAPAPTPPSRRNQIRTAAVTGAAAHDTVTLGRVWNTSTGAPGTTENTVAQNAMAPQHLTVPAGTTVTFTNPADNAQAHGAVAFFDAEFDTGLLMPGQSYTYTFGRAGEYFYNDPVFPQSTGKIVVR; encoded by the coding sequence ATGGAAAGACGGACCTTCCTCCTGACGGCCGCGGCGGGCAGTGCGGTCGGCGCCTCCACCGCGGCATCCACCGCGAGCGCGGCCCCGGGCCTCGCGCTCCCGGTCCCCCGGCAGTCCGCCGCGCTCGGCACCACCGGCGCCGACTGGCCCAAGGTGGGCGGCGACTACGGCAACCAGAACCACTCCACGCTCCAGGACATCACCCCGAAGAACGTCGAACGGCTCGGCGGGGCCTGGCACATCAACCTGGAGGGCGGCTCCACCAGCGCGTACCAGCAGTGCACGATCGTCGTGCGGGACGGTGTGCTGTACGTCGAGACCACCCAGCAGAACGTCTTCGCGATCGACGGCAGGACCGGCGAGGTGATCTGGAGTGCCGGCCTCGGCACCGAGACCACCAACATGCGTGGCGTCGCCGTCGCCGAGGGCAAGGTCTTCACCATCTCCGGCGCCAACATCGTGTACGCCCTCGACCGGCGGACCGGCGCGATCGTCTGGCAGAAGCCGCTGATCGTCGACGACAACGGCGGTGACGACGGCTGCGACAACGACAGCGGCCAGTGCGGCGGCAACAGCGGCGGCCTCGCGGGCGCTGTCGTGCACTGGGACGGCCTGGTCTACATCGGCACCGAGGGCTCGACCGCCGGCGCCCGCGGACGCGGGTACGCGCTGGACGCCCGGACCGGCGCCGTCGTGTGGACCTTCTGGGGTCCGCCGGGACCCGGCGAGTACGGGCACGACACCTGGGAGGGCGACTCCTGGAAGACCGGCGGCGCGGTCCCCTGGATCCACCCGGCCGTCGACCCCGAACTCGGCCTCGTCTACTGGACGTTCGGCAACCCCTATCCCCGTACGGACGGGTCCTCGCGCGGGGGCGACAACCTCTTCGCCAACTCGATCGTCGCCATCGACGCCAAGTCCGGCAAGCGGCGCTGGCACTTCCAGTCGGTCCACCACGACATCTGGGACGCCGACAACGTCATGGCACCGGTCCTCGCCGACCTGCTCGTCGACGGCAGGAAGCGCAAGGTCGTCGTCTACGGCTCGAAGACCTGCTGGTACTACGTCCTCGACCGCCGAACCGGTGAGGCCGTGCACGGCATGGAGGAGCGGCCGGTCCCCCAGCACACCCTCCAGAAGACGTCCCCCACCCAGCCCTTCCCCGGCGGCGAACCGTTCGTGTCCCCGTACCCGGAGCTGGACAAGACGACCCGGCCCGTCCCCTTCTATCCGACGGGCGGCCTGTACGAGGTCTTCTGGGACCGGGCCACCATCATCTTCCCGGGAGCGGGCGGCGGCGCCGACTGGGGCTTCCCCTCCTTCAGCCCGCGGACCGGATACGTCTACGTCGGCTACGGGCTCGTCAACTCGTCCTACTCCAACACCCGTGGCGGCCGGGTCAACACGGCCCGGCCCCTCGGCGAGCTGTTCGGCGGCGGTCTGGTCGCGATGGACCCGCGCACCAACACGGTCGCCTGGCGCAAGGAGGGCCCGTGGTCGCTGGCGCACGGCAACGGCGTCCTCACCACCGCCGGCCGTCTCCTCTTCCAGGGCCGCCCGGACGGCGTCCTCGAAGCGATGGACGACACCGACGGCAGGACCCTGTGGACCTGGCAGTGCGGCGCCGGGGTCAACACCGTTCCCGTGAGCTACGAGATCGACGGCGAGCAGTACATCGCCGTGCTGGCCGGAGGCAACGGCCTCCCCTTCCCCGACATCCCGCGGGGCGACCACCTCTGGGCGTTCAAACTCGGCGGCACGGTGGGCCAGGCTCCCGCGCCCACTCCCCCGTCCCGCCGCAACCAGATCCGTACCGCCGCGGTGACCGGGGCGGCGGCACACGACACCGTCACGCTCGGCCGCGTCTGGAACACCTCCACGGGCGCGCCCGGAACCACCGAGAACACGGTCGCCCAGAACGCCATGGCACCCCAGCACCTGACGGTCCCGGCCGGTACCACCGTCACCTTCACCAACCCCGCCGACAACGCGCAGGCCCATGGCGCGGTCGCGTTCTTCGACGCGGAGTTCGACACGGGGCTGCTGATGCCGGGCCAGTCGTACACGTACACCTTCGGCAGGGCCGGCGAGTACTTCTACAACGACCCGGTCTTCCCCCAGTCCACCGGCAAGATCGTCGTCCGGTGA